Within Bremerella sp. JC817, the genomic segment TGGCTACATCAGAATGATCAGCCGCAGCCAGTTGAGCGGAGGACTGTTTGGACCATGGCCGAAGCACTGGACCAAACCGATGGCGGAGAACGGAAGAACCAAATCCTTAACGATATCACACGCTGTTTGTCGGGGTATTTCGATGATGGCGAAGCATTCTGGCCGATGCCCTGGCGAAACCAATCGCCATTCCCGGCCTGGAAGCAAATGAACTCGATCAGCCACCGGATGGACTTTCTCGGCATGCGAGGCTTTCGGGAATTTGTGCAACGCCTCCCGGACGACGCAGAAAAAGCCCTTCTGCAAATGCTTTCGATAATATCCCTCCCCAAGCATTTGTGGTTTGCTTTCTGCCTGGCACAGCTTAGCTCGGTCGCTGGATGGGCGTCTTATGTTAAGAATAATTCAAAGTCAGGAGAAAGTTGCTTGCCGGAACTTCTGGCGATTCGATTGGCATACGATGCGTTTCTCATCCAGAGTTCCGACCGCGTATCGACAATCTGTTTTCACCAAGATTTGTGGAGCGGCAAACGAACTCTCGAAGCTCTGGCGATACCGGATCCAATGGATGTCATTCGCTATGTGCTTCAGATTGCTTGCGAGACGAGTTTTCGCCATGGGCTTACGTCTCAGCTTTCGCGACCGCAGAAGAAGTCACCGACAACGGTGGAACCATTAGCACAGCTTGTCTTTTGTATCGACGTTCGATCTGAGCCTATCCGACGCCAACTGGAACTCGTCAGCGAACGAATGGAAACACTCGGCTTTGCAGGCTTTTTTGGGATGCCGCTGAAGAACATCCCCTCGCCCGGCACTGAGGGAAGTTCTCATTGCCCAGTGCTCCTGGAACCAGCTTTCCAGGTTGAATGGGAGAAGTCATCGAAAGGCGCCCCCCATGATCAGGATCGGGATTCGCAAGTCAAAGAAGAGACGTGGCAGAAAGTCTTTCATTCTTTCCGATCCAATCCGGTATCGAGCCTCACGTTTGTCGAAACGCTCGGATGGTTGTCAGCGGGGAAACTGCTGTTCGACTCGCTGGGATGGGTTCGTTCGCGGTTTGGTGCTTTCCTTGAACCCGCCGATCCACAACTTCTTTCAAGCCCAGGCAAATCTGGAGGATACCGGACTTGTTTGACCGTCGAGCAACAGGTCGACTTTTGCCAAGGGTTTCTGTCAAACCTTGGGCTGACGGAACGCTTTGCACGATTCGTGGTCGTCTGCGGTCATGCCTCGGATGTTCAGAATAGCCTCTTTCAAGCAGGACTCGACTGCGGAGCTTGTGGCGGACATTCGGGCGAACCGAACGCTCGAGTTGCTTGTGCGATGCTGAATAACCAAGAGGTGCGAAATGGTCTTTCAGAACGGGGGATCTCGGTACCGGAGTCAACTTGGTTCGTGCCTGCGGTGCATAACACCACGACAGAAAGCATTGTTTTGCCTGAAATAGGCGCGATACCAATTATCTTCCAAAAAGAGTTTCACGAACTGACCTCAGCTTGTCACGCTGCAAGTCTCAATTGTGCGGCGAGCCGATCTTCTCGATTTCCAGCCGAGGTCAATCGAGACTTGTCGCGCAAGAGTCGAAATTGGGGGGACGTCAGACCGGACTGGGGGCTAGTAGGCAATGCGGCTTTTGTCGTCGCGCCGCGATCCCGGACGCGCGACTTGGACCTGGGAGGACGAGTGTTCCTTCACAGCTATGATCCGACCAAGGATGTTTCGGGAAAGATTCTGGAGTCGATCATGACCGCACCCATGATCGTTACCAGTTGGATCAATTTGCAGTACTTTGCTTCCACCATAGATAACCGGAAATACGGCAGTGGCGATAAGCTGCTTCACAATGCGGTGGGCAAGTTTGGCGTGCTGGAAGGCAACGGTGGTGACCTGCGAACGGGACTACCCATGCAGTCCATTCATAACGGAGAAAGCTGGCAGCATCAGCCGTTGAAGCTTCTTGTTGTCATCGAATCTCCACGGGATCGGATCGAGACAATTATCGAGAAGCATCCGAATGTCCATGATCTTGTCTCACACGGTTGGATTTCGTTGGTGGTGCTTGAGCATAACCAATTCTTCCGCTGGGGATGTGATAGCTGGGACTTATACGAAGCAGAGGGCTCCAGCATGCCGGTCTATCAAGGCGTTTCGCAATAGGAATGAGGGAACATCCAATGACTATTCAAGAATCACACGTGTCCGAACAGCAGAACGAAATTGAAAGTCCGAGCTTCGCGCATCTAAGAATGCTGGAGGAAGAAAGCATCTATGTCCTGCGCGAGGTGGCCGAATCGTTTGAGAATCCAGTTCTCCTCTATTCCATTGGGAAGGACTCTAGCGTTCTGCTACACCTGGCTCGAAAGGCGTTTTATCCCGAGAAACCACCCTTTCCGCTACTTCATATTGATTCGACCTGGGAATTCCGCGAGATGATCGAGTTCCGAGAGAACTATGTCCGTCGCGAACTTGGATTGGATGTCCTCGTGGAGATTAATCAAGAAGGGGCCCAACGAGGCGTCAATCCTTTCGACTTCCCCAGCACGGTTTACACCGACGTGATGCGGACACAGCCACTGAAAAATGCTCTGACGCGCTACCGCTTCGATGCGGCCATCGGTGGAGGACGTCGCGAAGAAGAAAAGTCTCGGGCGAAGGAACGCGTGTTCTCTTTTCGGGACAAACATCATCGATGGGATCCACGCAATCAACGACCAGAGCTTTGGCGTCTGTACAACACGCATGTCCATCGTGGCGAAAGCATGCGTGTTTTCCCCCTTTCCGATTGGACCGAGGAAGAAGTCTGGCAGTACATCTGGTTGGAAAACATTCCGCTTGTTCCACTCTACTTTTCCCAGCATCGTCCTATCGTCCGTCGTGATGGCAACTTAATCATGGTCGACGACGAGCGAATGCCTCTGCTGGCAGGAGAAAACCCCGAATTGATGGAAGTAAGATTTCGGACCCTAGGCTGCTATCCGGTCACCGGTGCTATTGAGTCTAAGTCTCGCACCGTCGAGCACATTATCCAGGAATTGCAGTCGACTCGTATCTCTGAGAGAGCCGGCCGGGCGAGCGATAAGGATGAAGAAGCAGCCATGGAACGTAAGAAGCGACAAGGATATTTCTAATGATCACTCAACTACAAAAGACGAATCAAAACGCCTCCCTTCCCAACGATTCGACCGTCGGAATTCTTCGATTGCTGACGTGTGGAAGCGTTGACGATGGCAAGAGTACGTTGATTGGACGACTATTGCTGGAAACGGGCGCTGTGTATGAAGATCATCTGCAGTCTCTGCAACTGGAAACCAAACGACACGGAACAACGCAACTGCAAATAGATCCCGCGTTGCTTGTCGACGGCCTTGAGGATGAACGAGCCCAGGGCATCACGATCGATATTGCCTACCGATATCTTCGATCGCCACGCCGGAAGATCATTATCGCTGACAGTCCCGGGCACGAGCAGTACACGAGAAATATGGTCACGGCGGCATCCCGTTCCGATGTCGCTTTGATACTGGTGGATGCGAGAAAAGGGATTCTTCCGCAGACGAAAAGACATACGATTATCGCGTCGCTGCTAGGAATCAGACAATTCATCCTGGCAGTGAACAAGATGGACTTGGTCGGGTACAAGCAGAGTGTATTTGATGAGCTGTCCCATGAGTTTGTGAATTTTGCCCGTACGTTAGGCGACCTTAGCACCCACGCAATTCCGCTGTCGGGTCTGTGTGGCGACAACGTCTGTCACCGCAGCACCCATATGCCGTGGTATGGCGGAACCACACTTCTGGAAGCTTTGGAAGCGACCCCCGATACCACCTGCCGCCTGAAGGATGAACTACGATTCCCAATTCAGCGCGTCGTGCGTCCCGATTCCGATTTTCGCGGCGTCAGCGGAACGATTGTTTCGGGAACGATACGATCAGGCGATCCCATCGTCGTGCTGCCTCAGCGTCAGCGAACGAAGGTCCGGTCGCTTGTGACGATGGACGGAGAACTGAAATCGGCGTCCGCTGGGCAACCTGTAACGGTAACACTCGAGGATGAGATCGACCTTTCACGAGGAGATTGGATCGTCTCGGATGAGAAGAGTTTTCAAGTAAGTCGCGAGTTCGAAGCGACGCTCGTATGGATGTCCCAGGAATTACTTCAGCCGGGACACTGCTACATTCTACGATGTTCGACGAAGACGATCACAGCAGAAGTGACGTCTGTAAAATCCGTGATTGACATTGAGAAAGGAAGCGTAGCTCCGGGAAGCTCCCTTGCCCTGAACGAAATCGGATTATGCCATATCTCACTTCATGAAACGATTGTTCATGATCTGTTTGTAGAATCCCGAGACACCGGCGCCTTCATTCTGATCGACAGACTATCCCATGAAACGGTTGCAGCAGGAATCATTCAGCATTGCACGTCTTCAACTCCTGGTCTCGATTTATCGAAAACTGACATCACTCCGCGCGTGAGCCCCCAGCACGCAGCGCTAATCGCTCGCCGGCGAGATCGAATGCGACATGCTCCCGCGTCGCTGCTTGTTTGGGGAACAGACCAGGTTCGGAATGCGGCGATAACACGTCAACTGGAGTCCAAGCTTTTCGACGCCGCAATTCACGTCATCGTAATCGACGATCAATTCATCGACGGCGTCGCCGACCAGACTCCTACCGAATCGAGCTCCGAAAGTTACCAGAGACAGCTCAAAAAGCTACAGATATCGAGGCTCTTAAGCGATCTCGGAATCGCCAGTATCGTAGCCCTTGATGTTTTCGCATCCCAAGTAGATTCAGAGCCGCTCTGCATACTAGGTAGTAATCGAACTCTCATACTAGACGTGAATAACGAATCTGCCATGACAGATGTTAGCAAGAACTTTTCAATCGATCAGCCATTGAAAAATGAACCTGATCCTGTCACCGGAGTCGTTAATTCGGGCTCTCGAATCAATGACGCTGTCGACGTGCTCGTTACTGCTGTCGAAGCCATGGCTCGGGATTAATTTGTTTTCCTCAATATATTTTACCGTTGCAAAGTGTCCGATTAGGAGCAAGCACTAATGGTTTCATCAGGCAGAGCTTTCGACTGGATGGACAACCGGGGTACCCATCCGTGGATGCATTCTTCTTTGAGGCCTCACAAATTACTCTGGCTCTCAGACCAGCAAGAATTCGTGGACCCCATGATCAACAAGATCAATAAGATGTTCGGCGATCCTGTGGTAAGGCTACCCAGTGACACCTTCGATGATCCACAAACCCTCGCGGCGAAAGTCGTAGACACGGCAAAGACTTCCCAAATTTCGGAGGTTATCGTCCTCGGCCACTCGTACTTCCAGTCGCGTCATCAGTTGTCGGAAGCCGATGTCCAATTCTCAGACATCACCGCGACAAACACGATTACCTCAAGACTACTTAGGAAGCAACAACTGGATCAACTTGCTAAACATAGGCTGCTCGAAGTCACCGGCAATTTACTCCGCATGTGTGACACGCGAAAACATGACTTACTGGTTAGCCCATTATTTTATCGCACAGAAGACGGTGTCATGTGCTTTTTCAACGCTGCAACGAATCGATTTGAGGCAATCGAGGTTGGGCCAATGCTAAATAACAATTGTTAAAATACCCAGCTCATGTTCGATCCTCAACGTGCGTGCTGAATGTCAGTCCTACACGCGTAGCTGCGGGTGAAATGCCCCCAACACCTGGCCCACCGTTATGAGAGTTAGCCCAACGCTCAATTTTGGAGAATGTAACGTCCATTAGCTCGGCTTTGCTACATAACGTCATCGATCACGCGGTGGCCGCCGAGTGATTTTCCATTCGAATTCGGGGCGATCGGCCACTCGCGTGCATCGTCTGGTTCTGTTGCGTTTCTCAATTGACTTCGCGCGTAACGACAAGCCCCATCACATGACGTGGATGTCGTTCAGTGCGATATCCAGCCCATCATCGACGTCCAGAATCACGAATGTCGCGGTCAGGTCCGATACAAAGCCATCAATGTTCAAATCATACCAGATTTCGCCGACAGCTCCGTGCGCATTCTTTGGCCAACGATCCACGTTCTTGCGTTGTGTGACATCGGTCGGTTTTCCGATTACCGTGACACGTTGAGTCGGTTCGGCATCCCCGTACGCCTTTACGACATCGCGAATGAGGGTCGGGGTCCATTTCATTTCCGGAATGTGCTCAGTAAACGCGAACGCCGCGTCGTAATCTTCGAGCTCCATCAGTTCCGCCCATCTATCGGCAAACGCGATCAATGTTTCGGCGGTTGCGTCACGTGGTAGATGTGGCATGCGTGTACGAAACGGCTCCCTGAGCAACAGAACGATTAAGTTAACGCGGCGGGCGTATGCGAGGTCGCTTTCAAAAACCCGCGTCGCCGCCCGATCGCGTGGAACGTCTGGTTATGTGCCGTTGTTGACGTTGGATTTCGTTTCCGATCTGCGTTGCTGTGTGCAACACGCGATCACAATGAACCAAACGAAAGTTGTAACGATCAGTATACCGAAAAAAGAAGTAAACGCGACGATGCCCGGAATTCCGGCTATGCGAGACACAACAATCGCCACAAGCATGGGCGGAAC encodes:
- a CDS encoding DUF2309 domain-containing protein, encoding MSDDLLSSEFNRVMKRLQETVPPSWPLKDFVAVNPFLGFTGKTFLETDALLKQVCDVDLLPPLSYFRTLHRESRLSIDQISQGYDEISRDHPDLLKGTPLDEVVAWLHQNDQPQPVERRTVWTMAEALDQTDGGERKNQILNDITRCLSGYFDDGEAFWPMPWRNQSPFPAWKQMNSISHRMDFLGMRGFREFVQRLPDDAEKALLQMLSIISLPKHLWFAFCLAQLSSVAGWASYVKNNSKSGESCLPELLAIRLAYDAFLIQSSDRVSTICFHQDLWSGKRTLEALAIPDPMDVIRYVLQIACETSFRHGLTSQLSRPQKKSPTTVEPLAQLVFCIDVRSEPIRRQLELVSERMETLGFAGFFGMPLKNIPSPGTEGSSHCPVLLEPAFQVEWEKSSKGAPHDQDRDSQVKEETWQKVFHSFRSNPVSSLTFVETLGWLSAGKLLFDSLGWVRSRFGAFLEPADPQLLSSPGKSGGYRTCLTVEQQVDFCQGFLSNLGLTERFARFVVVCGHASDVQNSLFQAGLDCGACGGHSGEPNARVACAMLNNQEVRNGLSERGISVPESTWFVPAVHNTTTESIVLPEIGAIPIIFQKEFHELTSACHAASLNCAASRSSRFPAEVNRDLSRKSRNWGDVRPDWGLVGNAAFVVAPRSRTRDLDLGGRVFLHSYDPTKDVSGKILESIMTAPMIVTSWINLQYFASTIDNRKYGSGDKLLHNAVGKFGVLEGNGGDLRTGLPMQSIHNGESWQHQPLKLLVVIESPRDRIETIIEKHPNVHDLVSHGWISLVVLEHNQFFRWGCDSWDLYEAEGSSMPVYQGVSQ
- the cysD gene encoding sulfate adenylyltransferase subunit CysD, whose translation is MTIQESHVSEQQNEIESPSFAHLRMLEEESIYVLREVAESFENPVLLYSIGKDSSVLLHLARKAFYPEKPPFPLLHIDSTWEFREMIEFRENYVRRELGLDVLVEINQEGAQRGVNPFDFPSTVYTDVMRTQPLKNALTRYRFDAAIGGGRREEEKSRAKERVFSFRDKHHRWDPRNQRPELWRLYNTHVHRGESMRVFPLSDWTEEEVWQYIWLENIPLVPLYFSQHRPIVRRDGNLIMVDDERMPLLAGENPELMEVRFRTLGCYPVTGAIESKSRTVEHIIQELQSTRISERAGRASDKDEEAAMERKKRQGYF
- a CDS encoding GTP-binding protein, producing MITQLQKTNQNASLPNDSTVGILRLLTCGSVDDGKSTLIGRLLLETGAVYEDHLQSLQLETKRHGTTQLQIDPALLVDGLEDERAQGITIDIAYRYLRSPRRKIIIADSPGHEQYTRNMVTAASRSDVALILVDARKGILPQTKRHTIIASLLGIRQFILAVNKMDLVGYKQSVFDELSHEFVNFARTLGDLSTHAIPLSGLCGDNVCHRSTHMPWYGGTTLLEALEATPDTTCRLKDELRFPIQRVVRPDSDFRGVSGTIVSGTIRSGDPIVVLPQRQRTKVRSLVTMDGELKSASAGQPVTVTLEDEIDLSRGDWIVSDEKSFQVSREFEATLVWMSQELLQPGHCYILRCSTKTITAEVTSVKSVIDIEKGSVAPGSSLALNEIGLCHISLHETIVHDLFVESRDTGAFILIDRLSHETVAAGIIQHCTSSTPGLDLSKTDITPRVSPQHAALIARRRDRMRHAPASLLVWGTDQVRNAAITRQLESKLFDAAIHVIVIDDQFIDGVADQTPTESSSESYQRQLKKLQISRLLSDLGIASIVALDVFASQVDSEPLCILGSNRTLILDVNNESAMTDVSKNFSIDQPLKNEPDPVTGVVNSGSRINDAVDVLVTAVEAMARD